CGACCAGACGGTCGCCTGGTCGCCCAGTTCGGGAATCTCCACGCCGTCGTAGATCGCCGAATTGGCCGCACGCGGGTAGGGCTGGCAGATGCAGGCCACGTTGGACGTGTAGGTAAGGGCGCCCTGGGTGTAGGTGTGCTGAATTTCCATGATCGACTCCGGGGTGTTCTTGTTCCGGAACAGGATATTCTCGGCGTAGTCGTACTGCGACAGCGGACCGTAAATCGTTTCGATCTGCTCCAGCGCGTCCAGCGCCACGTCCCACTGCTTGTTCCACATGGCCATCTTGGCGATGAGCATGTAGGCGCAGGAGGCTCCCAGACGATTGGCCTCGTTGTCGTAGGTGCGGGTTTGGGCGGCGAGGGGAGCTATCGACTGAAGGTCTTCGATGACCTTGTTGCGGGTCTCGTTGGCGTCCATGCGCGGCAGCACCTGAATCCGGCTCAAAACCTCGTTGTCCGTAACGTCGTCGAAATAGAACGGAACGTTGCCGAAGAAGCAGGTCAGCGTCCAGTAGAAGAACGCCCGCAGGGTTTTCGCCTCGCAAAGCAGCTGGTGGTACTGCTCCTCGCTGATCACCTCGTTTTTATAGGCGCGCTCGATGCCGTTGACGGCGAAGTTGCAGCGCTGTACGCCGAGGTAGCCGTTGCGCCAGACCGTCGAACCCATGCGCGGCACGGCGGGCGAGATGTCCAGGCTGGCGTCGAGCGTTCCCGACGGGCAGTAGGCGATGTCGGTGACACACTCGGTGGCGATCATGTAGGTATAGGTGTAGATCGACTTGATCGGAATGTAGCATCCGTTTACGACCGACTGGCATTCCGAAAATTTGCGGAAGAAGTCGTCGGGATTCGAGATGCCCGATGTGTCTTCGTCCAGCGTGCATGCCTGGAACGAAAGCATGGCCATGGCCGCGGCCGTGTAGAATATATGTTTGAGTTTCATCGTCTTAATTCTGTTAGGTTAGTATCTCAACTGAAGGCTGAATATGATGGTGCGGGGCTTGGGATAGGCGCCCAGGTCCATACGGCGCAGCGTCGACGAGGTTCCCTCGCTGGAAACGTCGGGGTCGAATCCGTTGTACTTTTTCCACAGAAAGAGGTTTTCGCCCGATACGCTCAGGGTGAGGTCTTTCATCCACGAGCATTTTTTCTTGAGGTCGAACGTGTACGACAGCGTGATGTTCTTCAGCCGGAGGTACGAAGCGTCGTGGATCATAAAGTCGCTCGGAAGCGCGGCGTCGCTTTTCGCTCCGGCCCGCGGAATGTCGGAATTCGGGTTCCGGACGGGATGCCAGGCGTTCAGCATGTAGCGGTACTGGTTAGCGAACTGCGAACCGGCCATGTAGATCTCCGAATAGTTGTAGATCTTGCCGCCGAGCGAGTAGGCGAAGTAGACGCCCAGCTTGAAACCGTGGATGTAGAACGTGTTCTGCAAACCTCCGTACAGATACGGGTCGGCGTTGCCTTGGTAGATCAGGTCTTCGCGCGAGAGCACGCCGTCGTGGTTGGTGTCGTAGTAGCGCGGGCCTCCGTCGGTGTTGGCCGGGCTGACGTAGGTTTTCGTCACCGCGTTTTCCTCGCGTTCCTCGGCGCTCTTCCACGTGCCGCCGTATTTGAATCCCCAGAGCGAGTTGAGCGGGTAGCCCTTGACGTAGCCGTACATCATGTAGGGGTTGTTGCCCGGCGAGTTGTAGGCCGAAATGAAGTCCTCGGAACCGATGTCGTCGACCTTCTGTTCGTTGTGCGACAGGGTGAGCGTCGTCGACCAGTGGAACTTCGGGCGGACGATGTTGTGGCTCTCGACCGACAGCTCGATACCCTTGTTCGAGGTCGAGCCGATGTTGGTCCAGCGTGACGTGTAACCGGTTTGGGCCGCAACGGCCAGCGACATCAGCAGGTCGGTCGTTTTGGATTTGTAGGCTTCGGCCGTGATGTTCAGGCGGCCTTTGAACATCGACCAGTCGATCGCCACGTTGTAGGCCGTGGTCTTCTCCCACGTGAGGTCCGGGGAGTCCAGGCGGCTGCGGTAGAACGCCACGGGCTGCGATCCGTCGAACAGATAGCCGCCCGTCGTCGAGGAGAGGGTGGCGAGCGAACGGTAGGTGCTGATCGCGTCGTTACCCGTCAGACCGGCGCTCAGGCGCAGCGACAGGTCGTCGATCCAGTTGCAGTCCTTCAGGAAATTCTCGTTCGAAATGTTCCACTTGAGGGCGGCCGACGGGAAGAACGCCCACTTGTTGTTGGCCGCGAAGTTCGAGGCTCCGTCGTAACGTCCCGTCACGGTCAGGTAATAGCGCGACTTCCAGTTGTAGTTCAGACGCGCGTAGACCGACGTTTTGGTTTTCTTCGAGTAGGAAGTGCCCGCCGAATAGGTCTCTTTGTCCTGCACGGCGTTCATGTTGTTCCACAGGATGGCGTCGTCCATGTAGCCTTTGCCGCTCAGGTTGAAATCGTGCGAGGCGAAACTGTAAGCCGAGAAACCGCCGAGAACGTCGAACGAATGGCCGTTCTTCTCGAACTTGTAGCCGGCCGTGGTCTCCCACGAGAACGAGTGCTCGTCCCACTCGGCGCGGTAGGCCTCGCCGCCTTCGTTCTCGCCTTTCAGGGGAAGGGTTCCCGGATAGTAACGGTAGGTATGCCGCTGGTAGAGATAGTAGGAGAAGGTGCTGTTGATCGTGAAGTTCTTCACCGGCTCCAGTTTCAGCGTGAAGGCGTGGTTGTTCGAGTGGCGTTCGAGGTAATAGGTGTTCAGGTCGATCAGCGCACGCTGCGTGTTGATCTTCTGTCCGTTGTAATACAGCGGGTTATACGTGTCGTTCGGCTTGAGCAGCGGTGACAGATACTGGGCGCTGCTGTACCAGGCCGTTCCGCCGATGGAGGATTTGTTCTGGTCGTTGTGACGCCAGGTGTACGAACCCGTATAGCCGACTTTCATCCATTTGAACAACTGGCGTTCGAGGTTGATACGTCCCGTGAAACGCTGCTGGCCGCTGTCCTGGATGATACCTTCGGTGTCGTTGTAGGAGAACGAAGCGTAATACGACGATTTGTCGCTGGTTCCCGACAGCGAGAGGGCGTAGTTGGAATAGAGGGCCGTGCGGGTGATCTCGTTGATCCAGTTCGTCCCTTCGCCCAGCGAGAGCGGGTCGG
This Alistipes shahii WAL 8301 DNA region includes the following protein-coding sequences:
- a CDS encoding SusC/RagA family TonB-linked outer membrane protein, with amino-acid sequence MSLVAVLILLAAHTAPATAQQKAQTVSGTVLDPDGNPLIGATVVVVKGTQGAVTDVKGKFTIKAKPSDSLQISYLGYKTETLNVGSRTNFTVRMEKDSSTDIDEIVVIGYGQVAKKDLTGSVATVKMNDIKDVPVLSVDNALQGRIAGADFMSTTGEPGATTTIRIRGTRSINASNEPLIVVDGVMDAIHDLNDINSDDIAGISVLKDASSTAIYGSRGANGVILITTKRGLGSKGKVNITFKTDMGFSQLPRQLDIMNASEFAQYRNDYAYFGSDANHPDVGKDTPLSGSVYSDPLSLGEGTNWINEITRTALYSNYALSLSGTSDKSSYYASFSYNDTEGIIQDSGQQRFTGRINLERQLFKWMKVGYTGSYTWRHNDQNKSSIGGTAWYSSAQYLSPLLKPNDTYNPLYYNGQKINTQRALIDLNTYYLERHSNNHAFTLKLEPVKNFTINSTFSYYLYQRHTYRYYPGTLPLKGENEGGEAYRAEWDEHSFSWETTAGYKFEKNGHSFDVLGGFSAYSFASHDFNLSGKGYMDDAILWNNMNAVQDKETYSAGTSYSKKTKTSVYARLNYNWKSRYYLTVTGRYDGASNFAANNKWAFFPSAALKWNISNENFLKDCNWIDDLSLRLSAGLTGNDAISTYRSLATLSSTTGGYLFDGSQPVAFYRSRLDSPDLTWEKTTAYNVAIDWSMFKGRLNITAEAYKSKTTDLLMSLAVAAQTGYTSRWTNIGSTSNKGIELSVESHNIVRPKFHWSTTLTLSHNEQKVDDIGSEDFISAYNSPGNNPYMMYGYVKGYPLNSLWGFKYGGTWKSAEEREENAVTKTYVSPANTDGGPRYYDTNHDGVLSREDLIYQGNADPYLYGGLQNTFYIHGFKLGVYFAYSLGGKIYNYSEIYMAGSQFANQYRYMLNAWHPVRNPNSDIPRAGAKSDAALPSDFMIHDASYLRLKNITLSYTFDLKKKCSWMKDLTLSVSGENLFLWKKYNGFDPDVSSEGTSSTLRRMDLGAYPKPRTIIFSLQLRY
- a CDS encoding RagB/SusD family nutrient uptake outer membrane protein; translation: MKLKHIFYTAAAMAMLSFQACTLDEDTSGISNPDDFFRKFSECQSVVNGCYIPIKSIYTYTYMIATECVTDIAYCPSGTLDASLDISPAVPRMGSTVWRNGYLGVQRCNFAVNGIERAYKNEVISEEQYHQLLCEAKTLRAFFYWTLTCFFGNVPFYFDDVTDNEVLSRIQVLPRMDANETRNKVIEDLQSIAPLAAQTRTYDNEANRLGASCAYMLIAKMAMWNKQWDVALDALEQIETIYGPLSQYDYAENILFRNKNTPESIMEIQHTYTQGALTYTSNVACICQPYPRAANSAIYDGVEIPELGDQATVWSAMRPNVYFSQGLQSKMGKDIRAKYNMAWGYEDKTFNSTNTRPWCGPKFWCPNMQSSADGNNYKVFRYADALLMMAECYFYKENYEKAVEYLDMTRTRANLSKYTFRTPARLEEEIRNERARELFGEFQRKYDLVRWGIWYEAVTDNSDYAYLQLNTANSRIKPCHRYYPIPDTEVTYSKNNLDNNEYKAYGL